From a region of the uncultured Desulfatiglans sp. genome:
- a CDS encoding hypothetical protein (Evidence 5 : Unknown function), with protein sequence MVAAQANVQIDAEIGQKDHFRMETRPVEPMREPEKQKKGTDLFFAKRRANPSSFGFRLLIIAFLLLSSYQISFAQEDWPSPRTPITSAAEVDYPPLCFTDAEGRATGFSVELMRAAVNTMGLDVTFRKGTWTDVKGWLKKGEVRALPLVGRTPEREALFDFTFPYMSLHGAIVVRKGTADIFDLEDLRGRRVGVMKADNAEEFLRREDRGMEIHTTATFEEALRQLSEGLYDAVVIQRLVALRLIQEHGFTNLHVVNQPIDGP encoded by the coding sequence GTGGTCGCCGCACAAGCAAACGTGCAGATTGACGCCGAGATTGGCCAAAAAGACCATTTCCGGATGGAAACTAGGCCTGTCGAACCTATGCGGGAACCGGAGAAGCAAAAAAAGGGGACGGATTTGTTTTTCGCGAAGCGGAGAGCAAATCCGTCCTCTTTTGGCTTCCGCCTCCTGATCATTGCCTTTCTTTTACTGTCATCCTACCAGATCTCCTTCGCGCAGGAGGATTGGCCGTCCCCGAGGACCCCGATCACCTCCGCCGCGGAGGTGGATTACCCCCCCCTCTGTTTTACCGATGCGGAAGGGCGTGCGACCGGGTTTTCGGTCGAACTCATGCGGGCGGCGGTCAATACGATGGGGCTGGATGTCACGTTCCGCAAAGGCACCTGGACCGATGTCAAGGGATGGCTCAAGAAGGGGGAGGTGCGGGCGCTGCCGCTCGTCGGACGTACGCCGGAACGGGAAGCGCTCTTCGACTTCACGTTCCCTTACATGTCGCTGCACGGGGCGATCGTTGTCCGAAAGGGGACAGCCGACATCTTCGACCTGGAGGATCTGCGCGGGCGCAGGGTCGGCGTCATGAAGGCCGACAATGCGGAGGAGTTTCTGCGAAGGGAAGACCGCGGGATGGAGATCCACACCACCGCGACCTTTGAGGAGGCCCTGCGTCAACTGTCGGAGGGGCTTTATGACGCGGTGGTTATTCAGCGGTTGGTCGCCCTCCGCCTTATTCAGGAGCATGGATTCACCAACCTGCATGTCGTCAACCAGCCGATCGATGGACCGTGA
- a CDS encoding hypothetical protein (Evidence 5 : Unknown function), with the protein MLLRFPHRFDRPSFHPEMVFLANLGVNLHVCLCGDHRSPPRKRLISIRKWSFWPISASICTFACAATCRSPPHKRLISLILAKNPHFRIGN; encoded by the coding sequence TTGCTTCTCCGGTTCCCGCATAGGTTCGACAGGCCTAGTTTCCATCCGGAAATGGTCTTTTTGGCCAATCTCGGCGTCAATCTGCACGTTTGCTTGTGCGGCGACCACAGGTCGCCTCCGCGCAAACGCTTGATTTCCATCCGGAAATGGTCTTTTTGGCCAATCTCGGCGTCAATCTGCACGTTTGCTTGTGCGGCGACCTGCAGGTCGCCTCCGCACAAACGCTTGATTTCCTTGATATTGGCCAAAAATCCTCATTTCCGGATTGGAAACTGA
- a CDS encoding hypothetical protein (Evidence 5 : Unknown function) → MRRPQVASAQTLDFHPEMVFLANLGVNLHVCLCGDLQVASAQTLDFLDIGQKSSFPDWKLSSTAKSFPDGY, encoded by the coding sequence GTGCGGCGACCACAGGTCGCCTCCGCGCAAACGCTTGATTTCCATCCGGAAATGGTCTTTTTGGCCAATCTCGGCGTCAATCTGCACGTTTGCTTGTGCGGCGACCTGCAGGTCGCCTCCGCACAAACGCTTGATTTCCTTGATATTGGCCAAAAATCCTCATTTCCGGATTGGAAACTGAGTTCTACCGCGAAATCATTTCCGGATGGATACTAG